Proteins from a genomic interval of Fundidesulfovibrio putealis DSM 16056:
- a CDS encoding multiheme c-type cytochrome: MGLYTLLLSFVVPLFLASSLLVIQPESCRAADEPSYVGSKACSQCHEKQYENFSKYSKKAHAWDSIAIMKPKLKEQELKQCYECHTTGYGRKGGFVSKEATPHLADVGCESCHGPGGEHAASGDPKQIRRRPAVETCTACHNPQRVEDFNFKPLLFSGAH, encoded by the coding sequence GTGGGGCTGTACACACTGTTGTTGTCGTTCGTCGTTCCGTTGTTTCTCGCTTCCTCACTGCTTGTCATTCAGCCAGAGTCCTGCCGGGCAGCCGACGAGCCATCGTATGTAGGCTCCAAGGCATGTTCCCAATGCCACGAAAAGCAGTACGAGAACTTCTCCAAGTATTCCAAGAAAGCTCACGCCTGGGACTCCATCGCCATAATGAAGCCCAAGCTGAAGGAGCAGGAGCTCAAGCAGTGCTACGAGTGCCACACCACGGGCTATGGCAGGAAGGGCGGCTTCGTGAGCAAGGAAGCCACGCCGCACCTGGCCGACGTTGGCTGCGAGAGCTGCCACGGCCCAGGCGGGGAGCACGCCGCCTCCGGCGATCCCAAGCAGATAAGACGCCGCCCTGCGGTCGAGACCTGCACCGCCTGCCATAATCCGCAGCGCGTGGAAGACTTCAACTTCAAGCCGCTGCTCTTCTCGGGCGCCCACTAG
- a CDS encoding GyrI-like domain-containing protein — MTTEHADIFALPEDEYAATDTPAVVDIDSGWFLAIDGQGHPDDSEFKDCLAALYAVAEALRQDNAQAGRVYELASLEAMWHLDPGYTDFDTAPRSAWNWTLCLRTPDIIGENDLDRIVEKLLAEGRPRIVSRVGLAGFEEGRCVQMLHTGPYDQEAATLAVMHAFMEQQGLTVVGRHHEIYLTDPATTPPEELKTIIRLPVI; from the coding sequence ATGACCACCGAACACGCCGACATTTTCGCGCTGCCCGAGGACGAATACGCCGCCACCGACACGCCCGCCGTGGTGGATATCGACTCGGGCTGGTTTCTGGCCATAGACGGCCAAGGCCACCCCGACGACTCCGAGTTCAAGGACTGCCTGGCGGCCCTGTACGCCGTGGCCGAAGCCCTGCGCCAGGACAACGCCCAGGCCGGGCGCGTCTACGAGCTCGCCTCGCTCGAAGCCATGTGGCACCTGGACCCTGGCTACACCGACTTCGACACCGCGCCCCGCTCCGCCTGGAACTGGACCCTGTGCCTGCGCACGCCGGACATCATCGGCGAGAACGATCTGGACCGCATCGTGGAAAAACTGCTGGCCGAGGGGCGGCCCCGGATCGTCTCCCGCGTCGGCCTGGCCGGTTTCGAGGAGGGACGCTGCGTGCAGATGCTCCACACCGGCCCCTACGACCAGGAAGCCGCAACCCTGGCCGTCATGCACGCCTTCATGGAGCAGCAGGGCCTGACCGTGGTGGGCCGCCACCACGAGATATACCTCACTGATCCGGCCACCACCCCGCCCGAGGAGCTGAAGACCATCATCAGGCTGCCGGTCATTTAG
- a CDS encoding methyl-accepting chemotaxis protein — translation MNRSLQLKFLVPALSAIVLGMVCLVIVNARQASTSMETLMGQDMRLLGQALSRDVVGGMEDRLTLLSGIAGLESVVIAASVDVPSTLQPQLAFLAKSTQGMLYLNVFDLKGDAVVSSEILKGTVNVADRDYFLAVSKDAKDKVVSKPLMSRTVGKAVVVLAVPIRDKAKKLVGVLNAGIDLEYLTNEVSKTKIGDTGFAFILDRDGMVVAHPDPAKRMKNEDNPPEWMRRAMKVQGVEQISFTQDGKAGMATVLADALTGWRFVVMAPHQELQAMVERLNGQNMLIAGGLTLAFMAVIMACLRFLILRPLFACGAYAREVAGGTLDADLSVRSQDELGRMADDMRAMVDALKDSLGKARQEHALADKAVGEAKDALARAEEAQNQAERAKCEGILQAVDVLRGVVQGIGDASKDLLGEIDSLREGVTGQESTTAETAAAMDEMNSSVLEVARNAHEASEAADQTRTEAQRGQAVVEDARRAITQVDELAKVLEQGMSQLGEQAHAIGQVMTVISDIADQTNLLALNAAIEAARAGEAGRGFAVVADEVRKLAEKTMHSTQEVGQAIATIQEGTARNVEHVNRAAQAVGVASELAVQSGEALRSIVELVDRTTGQVRGIAQAAGQQSTASEEIARSVSGISSFSQDLTKGMDDFSQTVQGMAGHVRELSSVIGGLEEQACTSSAKALGA, via the coding sequence ATGAATCGATCCCTCCAGTTGAAATTCCTCGTTCCCGCCCTTTCCGCCATCGTGCTGGGCATGGTCTGCCTGGTGATCGTGAACGCCCGGCAGGCCAGCACCAGCATGGAGACTCTCATGGGACAGGACATGCGGCTCCTGGGACAGGCCCTGAGCCGCGACGTGGTGGGCGGCATGGAGGACAGGCTCACGCTGCTTTCAGGCATCGCCGGGCTGGAGAGCGTCGTGATCGCGGCCTCCGTGGACGTGCCCTCCACCTTGCAGCCCCAGCTGGCCTTCCTGGCCAAAAGCACACAGGGCATGCTCTACCTGAACGTGTTCGACCTGAAAGGCGACGCCGTCGTCTCCTCGGAAATCCTGAAGGGCACGGTCAACGTGGCGGACCGGGACTATTTCCTGGCTGTCTCGAAGGACGCGAAGGACAAGGTGGTCTCCAAGCCCCTGATGAGCCGCACCGTAGGCAAGGCCGTGGTGGTGCTGGCCGTGCCCATACGCGACAAGGCCAAAAAGCTCGTGGGCGTGCTGAACGCAGGCATCGACCTGGAATACCTCACCAACGAAGTCTCCAAGACCAAGATCGGCGACACCGGGTTCGCCTTCATCCTGGACCGCGACGGCATGGTGGTGGCCCACCCCGACCCGGCCAAACGCATGAAGAACGAGGACAATCCCCCCGAATGGATGCGCCGGGCCATGAAGGTCCAGGGCGTCGAGCAGATTTCCTTCACGCAGGACGGCAAGGCGGGCATGGCCACGGTGCTGGCCGACGCACTGACCGGCTGGCGCTTCGTGGTGATGGCCCCGCACCAGGAACTCCAAGCCATGGTGGAGCGCCTGAACGGCCAGAACATGCTCATCGCGGGGGGGCTGACCCTGGCCTTCATGGCCGTCATCATGGCCTGCCTGCGCTTCCTGATTCTGCGGCCGCTGTTCGCCTGCGGCGCGTATGCGCGGGAAGTGGCGGGAGGGACCCTGGACGCGGACCTCTCCGTGCGTTCCCAGGACGAACTGGGCCGCATGGCCGACGACATGCGGGCCATGGTGGACGCCCTCAAGGACAGCCTGGGCAAGGCCCGCCAGGAGCACGCGCTGGCCGACAAGGCGGTCGGGGAGGCCAAGGACGCCCTGGCCAGGGCCGAAGAGGCCCAGAACCAGGCCGAGCGGGCCAAGTGCGAGGGAATACTGCAGGCCGTGGACGTGCTGCGCGGCGTGGTGCAGGGAATCGGGGACGCCTCCAAGGATCTGCTGGGCGAGATAGACTCCCTGCGCGAGGGCGTCACCGGCCAGGAATCCACCACGGCGGAAACCGCCGCCGCCATGGACGAGATGAACTCAAGCGTGCTGGAAGTGGCCCGCAACGCCCACGAAGCCTCCGAGGCCGCAGACCAGACCCGGACCGAAGCCCAGCGCGGGCAGGCCGTGGTGGAGGACGCCCGACGGGCCATCACCCAGGTGGATGAGCTGGCCAAGGTGCTGGAACAGGGCATGAGCCAGCTGGGGGAGCAGGCCCACGCCATCGGCCAGGTGATGACCGTGATCTCCGACATCGCGGACCAGACCAACCTGCTGGCCCTGAACGCGGCCATCGAGGCCGCGCGTGCCGGGGAAGCCGGGCGCGGCTTCGCCGTGGTGGCCGACGAGGTGCGAAAACTCGCCGAGAAGACCATGCACTCCACCCAGGAGGTGGGCCAGGCCATCGCCACCATCCAGGAGGGCACCGCCCGCAACGTGGAGCACGTGAACCGGGCCGCCCAGGCCGTGGGCGTGGCCTCGGAGCTGGCCGTACAGTCCGGCGAGGCCCTGCGCTCCATCGTGGAGCTGGTGGACCGCACCACCGGGCAGGTGCGGGGCATCGCCCAGGCCGCCGGGCAGCAATCCACCGCCAGCGAGGAGATCGCCCGCTCCGTGTCCGGCATCAGCAGCTTCTCCCAGGACCTCACCAAGGGCATGGACGACTTCTCCCAGACCGTGCAGGGCATGGCCGGACACGTGCGCGAACTCTCCAGCGTCATCGGCGGCCTGGAGGAGCAAGCCTGCACCTCCAGCGCCAAGGCCCTGGGGGCATGA